Proteins encoded together in one Thermus neutrinimicus window:
- the greA gene encoding transcription elongation factor GreA, whose protein sequence is MKKPVYLTPEGFRRLQEELYHLKTTKRQEISAGFEQALEEGDLRENAGYDEARRAMWQNEARIAQLEDLLSRAVVVEGNGSYDQVALGCQVELETESGERLSLAIVGSHEADIFSGKISDESPLGQALLGKKVGDVVEIRGKKGAQVYTILEIKPL, encoded by the coding sequence ATGAAGAAGCCGGTTTACCTCACCCCAGAAGGCTTTAGGCGCCTTCAGGAGGAGCTCTATCACCTGAAGACCACCAAGCGGCAGGAGATTTCCGCTGGCTTTGAACAGGCCTTGGAGGAAGGGGATCTAAGGGAGAACGCCGGTTATGACGAGGCGCGCCGGGCCATGTGGCAGAACGAGGCCCGCATCGCCCAGTTGGAGGACCTCTTGTCCCGGGCGGTGGTGGTGGAGGGGAACGGCTCCTACGACCAGGTGGCCTTGGGCTGCCAGGTGGAGCTGGAAACCGAGTCTGGAGAACGGCTCTCTTTGGCCATTGTGGGCAGCCACGAGGCGGATATCTTTAGCGGCAAGATCTCCGACGAGTCACCCCTGGGCCAGGCGCTTCTGGGCAAAAAGGTGGGGGACGTGGTGGAGATTAGGGGCAAGAAGGGAGCCCAGGTCTACACCATCCTGGAGATCAAACCCCTATAG
- the recO gene encoding DNA repair protein RecO, with amino-acid sequence MERYRLEEGIVVGRRALPQGDLLLRFLTPKGSLEAVARKGMRPSGRSGRLSLFHHVRFQLYAKGEGLPTLTQAELLGRLHGLEEPQRFLMASFLAELSYRLASPEAAPRIYPVFISGLRGIAKHPRPLLPLVWAGWRVLKAGGLGPNLRGSGLYLKAGRLEDQGLYLGERGVEALRAILHLPGSEALPYLEEAPLERLFLALKHHAEEALGPLKATLVATGL; translated from the coding sequence GTGGAGCGCTACCGGCTAGAGGAAGGCATCGTGGTGGGGAGGAGAGCCCTGCCCCAGGGAGACCTCCTCCTTCGGTTTCTCACCCCCAAGGGAAGCCTCGAGGCCGTGGCCCGTAAGGGGATGCGCCCTTCGGGGCGCTCGGGCAGGCTCTCCTTGTTCCACCACGTGCGCTTCCAACTCTACGCCAAGGGGGAAGGCCTTCCCACCCTCACCCAGGCAGAGCTCCTCGGAAGGCTCCACGGCCTGGAGGAGCCCCAGCGCTTCCTCATGGCCTCTTTTCTCGCGGAACTCTCCTACCGTCTGGCCTCCCCGGAGGCCGCCCCCAGGATCTACCCGGTCTTCATCTCCGGCCTAAGGGGCATCGCCAAGCATCCCAGGCCCCTCCTGCCCCTGGTATGGGCGGGATGGCGGGTGCTGAAGGCGGGGGGCCTGGGCCCAAACCTGCGGGGGTCTGGCCTGTACCTGAAGGCGGGGCGCCTCGAGGATCAGGGCCTCTACCTGGGGGAAAGGGGCGTGGAGGCCTTGCGGGCTATCCTGCACCTCCCAGGCAGCGAAGCCCTTCCCTACCTGGAAGAAGCCCCATTGGAAAGGTTATTCCTCGCCCTGAAACACCATGCGGAGGAGGCCCTAGGCCCCCTTAAGGCCACTTTAGTGGCCACAGGCCTATAG
- a CDS encoding DsrE family protein, whose translation MDRRFLLRIGAFLGAGSLLGARANERVAYKDFKKETPVAVVYHLDFGDPNRFGQMLTNISNHLSVYDNDPFKIKIVVVAHGAGVQFFLKDLEGTPWASAQYDREALFSRVKQLALLGVEYYLCEITFSRNNIPKDKLRSDEFLKWVPSGVGALGELQAKGYAYIKVG comes from the coding sequence ATGGACCGTAGGTTTTTGCTGAGGATAGGGGCCTTTCTGGGAGCGGGTTCCCTGCTGGGGGCCCGGGCCAACGAGCGGGTGGCCTACAAGGACTTCAAGAAGGAAACCCCGGTGGCGGTGGTTTACCACCTGGACTTCGGGGACCCCAACCGCTTTGGACAAATGCTGACCAACATCAGCAACCACCTGTCTGTGTACGATAACGATCCCTTTAAGATCAAGATCGTAGTGGTAGCCCATGGAGCTGGGGTGCAGTTTTTCCTGAAGGATCTGGAAGGAACGCCTTGGGCCTCGGCTCAGTACGACCGGGAGGCCCTGTTCAGCCGGGTGAAGCAGCTGGCCCTACTGGGGGTGGAATACTACCTCTGCGAGATCACCTTTAGCCGGAACAATATCCCTAAGGACAAACTTCGTTCGGATGAGTTCCTCAAGTGGGTACCTTCCGGGGTGGGGGCTTTAGGGGAACTCCAGGCCAAGGGGTATGCGTACATCAAGGTAGGCTGA
- a CDS encoding TIGR00282 family metallophosphoesterase, with translation MRVLFIGDVMAEPGLRAVSLHLPDIRDRYDLVIANGENAAKGKGLDRRSYRILREAGVDLVSLGNHAWDHKEVYDLLEKEPVVRALNYPPGTPGRGWWRLSAGGESLLFVQVMGRIFMDPLDDPFRTVDALLAQERADYILVEVHAEATSEKMALAHHLDGRVTAVLGTHTHVPTLDAMRLPRGTLYQTDVGMTGTYASIIGGEVETFLARFLTGRPQPFRAAQGRARFHATELVMEGGKGVSIGPYVWEEP, from the coding sequence ATGCGGGTTCTCTTCATCGGCGACGTGATGGCCGAACCCGGCCTAAGGGCGGTGAGTCTCCACCTGCCTGACATCCGGGACCGGTACGACCTGGTCATTGCCAACGGGGAAAACGCCGCCAAGGGCAAGGGTCTGGACCGCCGTTCCTATCGCATCCTGCGTGAGGCGGGGGTGGACCTGGTTTCCCTGGGAAACCACGCTTGGGACCACAAGGAGGTCTATGACCTTTTGGAGAAGGAACCGGTGGTGCGGGCCCTCAACTACCCTCCGGGTACCCCAGGGCGGGGGTGGTGGCGGCTTAGCGCGGGTGGGGAGAGCCTCCTCTTTGTACAGGTGATGGGCCGGATCTTCATGGACCCCCTGGACGATCCCTTCCGCACCGTGGATGCCCTTTTGGCCCAGGAGAGGGCGGATTACATCCTGGTGGAGGTGCATGCCGAGGCCACCAGCGAGAAGATGGCCCTGGCCCACCACCTGGATGGACGGGTTACGGCGGTGCTGGGTACCCACACCCACGTGCCCACCTTGGATGCCATGCGCCTGCCGAGGGGCACCCTGTACCAGACCGACGTGGGCATGACCGGCACCTACGCCTCCATCATCGGCGGAGAGGTGGAGACCTTCCTGGCCCGCTTCCTTACCGGAAGGCCCCAACCCTTCCGGGCTGCCCAGGGAAGGGCTCGTTTCCACGCCACCGAGCTGGTGATGGAGGGGGGCAAGGGGGTTTCCATAGGCCCTTACGTGTGGGAGGAGCCTTGA